One region of Natronobacterium texcoconense genomic DNA includes:
- the nreA gene encoding DNA repair protein NreA, protein MRLDEYIEDLEPDEEAKRRRLAKEKSYEITDHLEEFERRFDDALSGDTLVGSTSPSIFVGRSNYPDIPIGLLSPVGDEDDAEEYVTDGNWYQQGYAIDDVLQRRTSLLNSNKRANVDSPSIASRLTPSVHDAWDGFVGVQREVAIADRPVDLEIGLDDTPDLGLDAGTDVATPRGPRANARNAELRENPYVPKPVKKTLEDDDWQAQGAMTYLYRRGFDVYDINSILSAGALGETEQRRLVPTRWSITAVDDTIGQFLRGSIRNEPSIDEVQVWANEYMGNRYWVVLAPGSWEFELVEMKAPGSIWNPNPEDDVWLQAASEGYEGRSSYVEETAGAYYAARLGVLEYLESIGRQAKCLVLREVSDDYWAPVGVWQVRESVRNAFDGEYGRAETFHGAIREVSNQLPVSYRRLQRKSELAAGVQSNLAAFSESN, encoded by the coding sequence ATGCGCCTCGACGAGTACATCGAGGACTTGGAGCCCGACGAGGAGGCAAAGCGCCGCCGCCTCGCCAAGGAGAAGTCCTACGAGATCACGGACCATCTAGAGGAGTTCGAGCGGCGGTTCGACGACGCCCTCTCCGGCGACACGCTCGTCGGTTCGACCTCGCCTTCTATCTTCGTCGGGCGCTCGAACTATCCCGACATCCCCATCGGTCTGCTCTCGCCCGTCGGCGACGAGGACGACGCCGAGGAGTACGTTACCGACGGCAACTGGTACCAGCAGGGGTACGCGATCGACGACGTCCTCCAGCGCCGGACGAGCCTGCTGAACTCCAACAAGCGTGCGAACGTCGACTCCCCGTCGATCGCGAGCCGGCTCACGCCGTCGGTTCACGACGCATGGGACGGGTTCGTCGGCGTCCAGCGCGAGGTCGCGATCGCGGATCGGCCAGTCGACCTCGAGATCGGACTCGACGACACACCCGACCTCGGACTGGACGCAGGGACCGACGTCGCGACGCCTCGCGGTCCGCGCGCGAACGCCCGTAACGCCGAACTGCGAGAGAACCCCTACGTCCCGAAGCCGGTCAAGAAGACTCTCGAAGACGACGACTGGCAGGCCCAGGGCGCGATGACCTACCTCTACCGGCGGGGTTTCGACGTCTACGACATCAACTCCATCCTCTCGGCGGGCGCGCTGGGCGAGACCGAACAGCGCCGACTCGTCCCGACGCGATGGTCGATCACCGCCGTCGACGACACCATCGGCCAGTTCCTCCGGGGCAGCATCCGCAACGAACCGAGTATCGACGAGGTCCAGGTCTGGGCCAACGAATACATGGGCAACCGCTACTGGGTCGTCCTCGCGCCCGGTAGCTGGGAGTTCGAACTCGTCGAGATGAAAGCCCCCGGCAGCATCTGGAACCCGAACCCCGAGGACGACGTCTGGCTCCAGGCCGCAAGCGAAGGATACGAGGGTCGCTCGAGTTACGTCGAGGAGACTGCGGGAGCATACTATGCTGCACGCCTGGGCGTGCTGGAGTACCTCGAGTCGATCGGTCGCCAGGCGAAGTGTCTCGTTCTGCGGGAGGTCTCGGACGACTACTGGGCCCCGGTCGGCGTCTGGCAGGTGCGAGAGAGCGTTCGTAACGCCTTCGACGGCGAGTACGGCCGGGCGGAGACGTTCCACGGCGCGATACGAGAGGTCTCGAACCAGTTGCCGGTCTCGTATCGGCGACTCCAGCGCAAGTCGGAACTCGCCGCCGGCGTCCAGTCGAACCTCGCCGCGTTCTCGGAGTCGAACTGA
- a CDS encoding cation:proton antiporter domain-containing protein has product MDVLPVVIGILALGIAAQVLAKRLRIPSVLFLIIIGVLVGPEGLGFVTIETFGDGLSTVVGLSVAIIIFDGAFHLRREKLERAPQAVRRLTTIGAAIAFVGTAIAARIFLGTDWGIALLIASLLIATGPTVITPILEVVTVRDHVEAALEAEGIFNDVTAAVLAIVIFEAVVVGDAPELIPTGFLQRLTAGIGIGVVVAAAVWYLLVRVKPPAGDAPQMARLITLTGALVSFGLAESVFPETGVAAAATTGIVLGNLDLPHREEILAFNRDLTLVVLAFVFISLAALIDFDSLFGLGTGGIAVVVAVTLFVRPVLVALSATDRQFSREERLFLSFVGPRGIIPASVATLFAIQLEAAGQFEAARTLAGTVFLVIFLTVVLQAGFARQIAEYFEVIPMPAIIVGGGRIGRALATRLEKRGENVVLVDEDDEMVERLRRDGYTAVAGDGTSPETLREADIERARIVVATTADDDANLLISQLARTTFDVETVVARVNDPGNVDAFETLGVRAIDVASATAWSIDNEIERPALAHWMTELGEGHDAQEITVTATDLVGSTIAQLDAEIPDGVIVAVIARDGETYVPEADTVLEDGDKVTFLGRESAVRKAVRRFHPHD; this is encoded by the coding sequence GTGGACGTCCTTCCCGTCGTCATCGGCATCCTCGCGTTAGGGATCGCCGCCCAGGTGCTCGCCAAGCGCCTTCGCATTCCCAGCGTCCTCTTTCTGATCATCATCGGCGTTCTGGTCGGCCCGGAAGGACTGGGGTTCGTGACGATCGAGACGTTCGGCGACGGCCTCTCGACCGTCGTCGGACTCAGCGTCGCGATCATCATCTTCGACGGTGCCTTCCACCTCCGGCGAGAGAAACTCGAGCGAGCGCCACAGGCCGTCCGCAGACTGACCACGATCGGCGCGGCGATCGCGTTCGTCGGCACGGCGATCGCTGCCAGGATCTTCCTCGGGACCGACTGGGGGATCGCCCTGTTGATCGCCTCGCTGTTGATCGCGACCGGCCCGACGGTGATCACGCCGATCCTCGAGGTCGTCACGGTCCGGGATCACGTGGAGGCGGCACTCGAAGCGGAGGGTATCTTCAACGACGTCACCGCGGCGGTGCTCGCGATCGTCATCTTCGAGGCCGTCGTCGTCGGCGACGCACCGGAACTGATTCCGACCGGATTCCTCCAGCGGCTGACCGCCGGTATCGGCATCGGCGTCGTCGTCGCGGCCGCAGTCTGGTACCTGCTGGTCCGGGTGAAGCCGCCGGCCGGCGACGCGCCACAGATGGCACGGCTCATCACGTTGACCGGAGCGCTCGTCTCCTTCGGGCTGGCGGAGTCCGTGTTTCCCGAGACAGGTGTTGCCGCCGCCGCGACGACCGGAATCGTGCTCGGCAACCTCGATCTCCCCCACCGCGAGGAGATCCTCGCGTTCAACCGCGACCTGACGCTGGTCGTGCTCGCGTTCGTGTTCATCTCGCTCGCCGCGCTGATCGACTTCGACTCGCTGTTCGGGCTCGGAACGGGCGGCATCGCCGTCGTCGTGGCCGTCACCCTGTTCGTCCGTCCCGTCCTCGTCGCGCTGTCGGCGACCGACCGCCAGTTCAGTCGCGAAGAACGGCTCTTCCTCTCCTTCGTCGGTCCTCGCGGGATCATCCCCGCGTCCGTCGCGACGCTATTTGCGATCCAGCTCGAGGCCGCAGGCCAGTTCGAGGCCGCGCGGACGCTCGCGGGGACGGTCTTTCTCGTCATCTTCCTCACGGTCGTTCTACAGGCGGGCTTTGCCCGCCAGATTGCGGAGTACTTCGAGGTGATACCCATGCCAGCGATCATCGTCGGCGGCGGTCGGATCGGCCGGGCGCTCGCCACGCGACTGGAGAAACGGGGCGAAAACGTCGTTCTCGTCGACGAAGACGACGAAATGGTCGAACGGCTCCGGCGGGACGGATACACTGCCGTCGCCGGAGACGGGACGAGTCCGGAGACGCTGCGCGAGGCGGACATCGAGCGAGCGCGGATCGTCGTGGCGACGACGGCCGACGACGACGCCAACCTGCTGATCTCGCAACTCGCCCGAACCACGTTCGACGTCGAGACGGTCGTCGCCCGGGTGAACGACCCCGGCAACGTCGACGCCTTCGAGACGCTCGGCGTCCGCGCGATCGACGTCGCGAGCGCGACCGCGTGGTCGATCGACAACGAGATCGAACGGCCCGCACTCGCCCACTGGATGACGGAACTCGGCGAGGGCCACGACGCCCAGGAGATCACAGTCACCGCAACGGACCTCGTCGGATCGACGATCGCACAACTGGACGCGGAGATTCCGGACGGCGTCATCGTCGCAGTCATCGCCCGCGACGGCGAAACGTACGTTCCCGAAGCCGATACGGTGCTCGAAGACGGAGACAAAGTGACGTTTCTCGGGCGTGAGTCGGCAGTCAGGAAGGCAGTACGACGGTTCCATCCCCACGATTGA
- a CDS encoding DoxX family protein, which produces MSTTTRNRLESRFGGVTLTGEPHALSAWFVVALRFVMGGMMLFAGLGKFAFVSGEAFDASGFLVHGVDPASPVSGLYAAMAGNAALLEVINVIVPVTQVLIGVALIAGAFVRLAALGGAMQMGLFYLGGWEGQWLALFDSTLIYAVVFLALGAFAAGRIAGLDRYIEQTEVGGQPLLERYPKLRYLLG; this is translated from the coding sequence ATGTCCACCACAACTCGAAACCGGCTCGAGAGCCGCTTCGGTGGGGTTACACTCACTGGCGAACCGCACGCGTTGAGTGCGTGGTTCGTGGTCGCCCTGCGATTCGTCATGGGCGGCATGATGCTGTTCGCGGGACTGGGGAAGTTCGCGTTCGTCAGCGGTGAGGCGTTCGACGCGAGCGGCTTTCTGGTCCACGGCGTCGATCCAGCGAGCCCGGTCAGCGGGCTCTACGCTGCGATGGCGGGCAACGCCGCGTTGCTCGAGGTCATCAACGTGATCGTTCCGGTCACGCAGGTGCTGATCGGCGTCGCGCTGATCGCTGGCGCGTTCGTCCGCCTGGCCGCACTGGGCGGAGCCATGCAGATGGGCCTGTTCTACCTCGGCGGCTGGGAAGGCCAGTGGCTCGCGCTGTTCGACTCGACGCTGATCTACGCCGTCGTGTTCCTCGCGCTGGGCGCGTTCGCCGCGGGCCGCATCGCGGGACTCGACCGCTACATCGAGCAGACCGAGGTCGGCGGGCAGCCGCTACTCGAGCGCTACCCCAAACTCCGGTACCTGCTCGGATAG
- a CDS encoding HVO_2753 family zinc finger protein has product MSTTNDRGTGSCVSCGINIAGTNAASFKCPDCGQRIFRCAKCRKQSNLYECPDCGFTGP; this is encoded by the coding sequence ATGAGTACGACGAACGACCGAGGGACTGGATCCTGCGTCTCCTGTGGGATCAACATCGCGGGAACGAACGCCGCGTCGTTCAAGTGTCCCGACTGTGGCCAGCGGATCTTCCGCTGTGCCAAGTGTCGCAAGCAGAGCAACCTCTACGAGTGTCCCGACTGCGGGTTCACCGGCCCCTAA
- a CDS encoding elongation factor 1-beta, whose translation MGKVAAKIKVMPNSPEIDLDALQERLESALPEGAKINGVEREEVAFGLTALYPTVIVPDGAGGTETVEENFSEVEGVESVGVENVGRI comes from the coding sequence ATGGGAAAAGTAGCTGCCAAAATCAAGGTCATGCCGAACAGCCCCGAAATCGACCTCGACGCGCTCCAGGAGCGTCTCGAGAGCGCCCTCCCCGAGGGTGCGAAGATCAACGGCGTCGAGCGCGAGGAAGTCGCGTTCGGCCTCACCGCACTCTACCCGACCGTGATCGTCCCTGACGGCGCGGGCGGCACGGAGACCGTCGAGGAGAACTTCTCGGAAGTCGAGGGCGTCGAGAGCGTCGGCGTCGAGAACGTCGGCCGTATCTGA